One Aquarana catesbeiana isolate 2022-GZ linkage group LG06, ASM4218655v1, whole genome shotgun sequence genomic region harbors:
- the NIFK gene encoding MKI67 FHA domain-interacting nucleolar phosphoprotein has product MSCLGCPVSLVPAGVAVRTVPGDHTCWVVKMSEEKESVGPLLSLNPKLQGEFQERVRNIRKKNRQTEALTPGIIYIGHIPRLLFEPQLKEYFSQFGTVTRLRLSRSKKTGNHKGYAYIEFECEEVAKIVADTMNNYLFCERLLKCEFIPLDKVHPKLFIGCNSKFKKPCLPAVGRYNMERTEKQQRKMIKGMLEKERKLRKRLAEKGIDYDFPGFAAEMKKNKTPSEDADDTVNSEDPTPVCTPNILERRRSARLDVPEESDDDEIVLNLPEDKTPSKKKSKTSKSAPPKTPEDSDDDALVINLPEDKTPPKRRSKPTKSTPLKTPKKDDDEIPAKLPEVKTSAKRKSKPSQSAPPETPKDSEEEKVVKLPEVKTSAKKISKPSKSSPPETIEDSDDDEIVLNLPQDKTTPKRKSKPSKSTPLKTPKNGDDEIAVNLPKSSAKKKSKLSKPVPPETPKDSDEEIVVNLPEVKTTSKKKPKPSKSEQRMKIKRLKLQTN; this is encoded by the exons ATGTCCTGTCTCGGATGTCCTGTCTCGTTGGTGCCGGCAGGGGTCGCTGTGCGGACAGTTCCGGGTGATCACACGTGTTGGGTGGTGAAGATGTCGGAGGAGAAGGAATCGGTGGGGCCCCTCCTGTCCCTGAACCCCAAATTACAGGGAGAGTTCCAGGAGAGAGTGAGGAATATCCGGAAGAAGAACCGACAG ACTGAGGCGCTCACCCCCGGCATTATCTACATCGGACACATTCCCCGCCTGCTGTTTGAGCCGCAGCTGAAGGAATATTTCAGCCAGTTCGGGACGGTCACTCGGCTCCGCCTCTCCAGGAGTAAGAAG ACCGGGAACCATAAAGGATACGCCTACATCGAGTTTGAATGTGAGGAGGTGGCCAAGATTGTGGCGGATACCATGAACAATTATCTCTTCTGTGAGCGGCTCCTGAAAT GTGAATTTATACCCCTGGACAAAGTTCACCCAAAACTCTTTATTGGATGCAACTCCAAGTTCAAGAAACCGTGTCTGCCGGCGGTGGGACGCTACAACATGGAACGCACCGAGAAGCAGCAGCGGAAGATGATAAAAGGCATGCTGGAAAAGGAGAGGAAACTGAGGAAGCGgctggcagagaaaggaatagaCTATGACTTCCCGGGATTT GCCGCTGAGATGAAGAAAAACAAGACGCCCTCCGAGGACGCCGATGATACAGTCAACAGTGAG GACCCCACCCCAGTGTGTACACCCAACATCTTGGAAAGAAGGAGGTCCGCCCGTCTGGATGTCCCCGAGGAGAGCGATGATGACGAGATCGTTCTGAACTTACCAGAAGATAAAACACCGTCAAAGAAGAAGTCAAAGACCAGCAAGTCCGCCCCTCCAAAAACCCCAGAGGACAGCGATGATGACGCTCTCGTCATCAACTTACCAGAAGATAAAACGCCACCCAAGAGGAGATCAAAGCCCACCAAGTCCACCCCTCTTAAAACCCCCAAGAAGGATGATGACGAGATTCCCGCAAAGTTACCAGAAGTGAAGACGTCAGCAAAGAGGAAATCAAAGCCCAGCCAGTCCGCCCCTCCGGAAACCCCCAAAGACAGCGAGGAGGAGAAAGTTGTGAAGTTACCGGAAGTGAAAACGTCTGCAAAGAAGATATCAAAGCCCAGCAAGTCCTCCCCTCCGGAAACCATCGAGGACAGCGATGATGACGAGATCGTCCTGAATTTACCGCAAGATAAAACGACACCAAAGAGGAAATCAAAGCCCAGCAAGTCCACCCCTCTTAAAACCCCCAAGAACGGCGATGACGAGATCGCCGTGAATTTACCAAAATCATCGGCAAAGAAGAAATCCAAGCTCAGCAAACCCGTCCCTCCAGAAACTCCCAAAGACAGCGATGAGGAGATCGTTGTGAATTTACCGGAAGTGAAAACGACGTCAAAGAAGAAACCAAAGCCCAGCAAATCAGAACAGAGAATGAAGATCAAAAGACTGAAATTGCAGACCAATTAG
- the TSN gene encoding translin → MSVIEMFTQLQCGLSADQDIREEIRKVVQTLEQTAREILILLQGVHQEAGFNNIPAKSSKAREHFGTVRTQLKELATKFPSEQYYRFHDQWRFVLQRLVFQAAFLVYLESEQLVTREAVCEILGIECGREKGFHLDIEDYLSGVLNLASELSRLAVNSVTAGDYARPLRIATFINELDFGFRLLNLKNDSLRKRYDGLKYDVKKIEEVVYDLSIRGLNKTQTISEKPLSTTLSGEV, encoded by the exons ATGTCGGTAATAGAGATGTTCACCCAACTACAGTGCGGCCTGAGCGCCGACCAGGACATCCGggag GAGATCCGGAAGGTGGTGCAGACTTTGGAGCAGACGGCTCGGGAGATTCTCATCCTTCTTCAGGGCGTCCACCAGGAGGCGGGATTCAATAACA TTCCTGCGAAGAGCTCGAAAGCTCGAGAACATTTCGGCACCGTCCGGACACAGCTCAAAGAACTGGCCACTAAGTTCCCCTCCGAACAGTATTACCG GTTTCATGATCAGTGGCGGTTTGTCCTGCAGCGTCTCGTGTTCCAGGCCGCGTTCCTGGTCTACCTGGAGAGCGAGCAGCTGGTGACCCGGGAGGCCGTGTGTGAGATACTGGGAA TTGAGTGTGGGCGGGAGAAAGGTTTCCATCTGGATATTGAAGATTACCTGTCCGGTGTACTGAACCTGGCCAGTGAGCTG TCCAGGTTGGCGGTGAACAGCGTCACAGCCGGCGACTACGCCAGACCGCTCCGCATCGCCACCTTCATCAACGAGCTGGACTTCGGCTTCCGGCTGCTGAACCTGAAAAACGACTCACTGAGGAAGCGCTACGACGGCCTGAAATACGACGTGAAGAAAATTGAAGAAGTCGTGTACGATTTGTCTATCAGGGGACTCAACAAAACGCAGACAATCTCAGAGAAACCATTGAGCACCACATTGTCTGGTGAAGTCTGA